The genomic interval CCTATGGCAGCACCGGCAAATGGTGCGTAGTACTGCATGGCAGCAGGGTCAGAGGCTGTAGCTGCAACAACGATGGTGTAGGGCAGGGCACCGTGGTCCTTGAGCGTCTGCACAAGGGCAGCTACGGTAGATGCTTTCTGACCTATTGCTACGTAGATGCAATATACAGGTTTTCCTGCTTCATAAAAACTCTTCTGGTTGATGATGGTATCGACAGCTATAGCAGTCTTACCTGTCTGGCGGTCACCAATAATGAGCTCACGCTGTCCACGGCCAATGGGAATCATTGAGTCAACAGCTTTCAGACCAGTCTGAAGCGGCTCTTTAACTGGCTGACGATAGATAACGCCAGGAGCCTTGCGGTCCAGAGGCATCTCGAACGCTCCAGTGAGATCTATATCTCCCTTGCCGTCAATAGCCTTACCCAGTGGGTTGATGACACGGCCAAGCATGTTGTCGTTAACAAGGATAGATGCAATTCGGCGTGTACGCTTTACTGTCATTCCTTCCTTGATGCCCGATGTTGTTCCAAGAAGCACACAACCTACGTTGTCTTCCTCCAGGTTCATCACGATAGCCATGGTGCCGTTCTCAAACTCCAGCAGTTCGTTAGCTTCAGCATTACGAAGACCATAGATGCGCGCAACACCATCGGAAACCTGCAATACTGTGCCAATCTCGTCGAATTGCGCATTATCGCTGATTCCTTTTAGCTGGTCAAGAAGTACCTGACTGACTTCGCTTGGTTTAATTTTATCTGACATTGTTTTTTATTTCTTTAGTGTATTAAGAATTGAGTTGAGTTTCGATTTGACACTTGCGTCCATGCGATATGTGTCGTATTCGAGGACGAATCCTCCGATTATCTCGGGGTCAACCTCTGTTTCAAACTCCACAATACCTTTAGTGCGGCTCTCCACCATGTGTCGCATCTTCTGTTCCGTTTCTGGAGCTACAGCAACAGCGGTGGTGAGTTTACCACGGATGACGTTCTTCTGCTTACGATAGAGCGTGATGTACGAATTTGCCATGAACTGAATCATGTTCTCGCGGTCTTCCTTAAGCACAAGTGCTATGAAGGCTTTGGTAAGAGGAGAGGCACTATCACCACCTACGGCAGTTTCAAGCAACATCAGCTTCTTCTCCTTTGCGAGCATCGGATTGTCTATCGTATGGCGAAGAGCTGGAACTTCTATGTAGCTCTTAGCCAAGAGCTGCATGTTAGCATACACAGTATCTTCGATGTTCGTATCAGTAGCACTCTTTAGAAGAGCGCGTGCGTATCGAACCGATATGACTCCTATATCCATACGCAAAAACGTTTAGTTTTTAGCAGAGACATCATCCAGCATACGGTTGATGAGATCCATCTGTGAGGCATTATCTTTCAAATTGGCACGAAGCACTTTCTCTGCAATCTCCACACTCAGGGCAGCTACCTGACTACGAATGTCGGCGATGGCAGCTTTCTTCTCCTGTTCTATGGCTACACGGGCATCATCAAGCAGACGTGCTCCTTCCTGACGTGCTTTTTCCTGTGCTTGTTCTACGATAGCCTCACGAGTCTCGGCAGCCTCTTTCAATATCTGAGCCTGTTTTTCACGAGCCTCCTGTAAGATGGATTCACCTTCTTTCTGTATATTGGCCAAGCGTTCGTTTGCCTCATGAGCTTTGCGTAATGATTCATCAATGAAAGCTTTGCGTTCGCTCACCATCGAGGTGATGACGGGAAACCCGAACTTCCACAGGATGAACAGCACCACGAAAAACGTCAGTGACATCCAAAACAGCAGACCAGTACTCGGAATCAATAAATCCATACGCTGAATATTCCTTTATTATGGTTTAGCTTTTCACTATTGTTTAGAGGCACATGAATGCGATCACGGCAGCGAACAGAGCAACACCCTCAATAAGAGCTGCTGCGATAATCATGTTAGTCATCAACTTACCGATAACCTCTGGCTGGCGAGCCATTGCATCCATGGCAGAACCACCAATCTTACCGATACCAATACCTGCGCCAATAGCTGCGAGACCTGCGCCAACAGCAGCGCCAAACTTTGCAACACCTTCGATTGCTAATAATGTTGTAATCATAATTGTAATGTTTTTTAGTTATTATTTTATGTTTATTGTTTAATATCGAATATCGAATCGATTAATGCTCATGTCCTTCGGGAACGGCTTTGGCCATGCCGATGAACACGGATGAGAGAAGGGTGAACACCATGGCCTGAATGAAGCAGACCAAGCATTCCAGACACATCATGAAGATAGCCATGATAACGCTCACGGCACTCATGCTATAGAACACGCCTACTGACATTGATGCCACCAGGAATATGATACATGGCATAGCTACTGCTATGGCATGACCAGCCATCATGTTGGCAAAGAGTCGGATCATCAGGGCAAAAGGTTTCGTGAATATTCCCACGAACTCGATTACTGGCATCAATGGTACGGGACACTTTAGAAGGAAGGGCACCTCAGGCCAGAATATTTCTTTCCAATAGTGTTTGCTGCCCGAGAACTGTACAACGACAAAAGTACACAAAGCCAGAATAAATGTCACGGCTATGTTACCAGTCACATTGCCAGAACCAGGAGGGAATGGAATAAGACCCATCACGTTGCAGGTGAAGATAAAGAAGAAGCAAGTAAGCAGATAGGGCGTGTATTTCTCGTAGCCCTTACCTATTCCAGGCTTGATGATATCATCAACTACATACATGACCATCATTTCGATGAGTCCCACAAAACCACTCGGAGCCTCGTCGGAAGCCTGATGACGCTTATACCAGCGGGCACTGAACAGAATGCAGCACAGCAGTAAAGCCGCATTGATAAACATCACGGCAACTGTCTTCGTGATAGATAGGTCAAGTACAGGCTCACCATTCTCAACAATCTGTCCCTCATGATCACCCTCAGCAGCAATCTCAGTCCATAAGGCTTAGGTGCATGACCATGCGCAGCCTCTTCAAAACGAGTCGAACTGAAGACATGCCATCCTGTGGAGCTCTTCACGATGACAGGCAGTGGGATAACAATGCTGTTCTCACCTTCACCATACACATGCCATTCGTGCGAATCCTTGATATGCTCAAGCACCACCTCCTTGGCACTAAAGTCTGCTGCTGTGGCAACAGGCGTCAGCGCTAATAGCAGTAATGCTGTGATAATCAGTCGTTTGATGTGATACATTGATAAATGTTTGTCTTTAATATTAATGTCTTAGCCAGAGGGAAATAACAACCGTTGTCGCGTACATTATTAAATATATTATAGCGAACATCATGGCATCTTCCCTGTTCTCCTTGAGTAGGATTACTATTCCCGCCAGTGTGCCTACAAGCACCAATCTGATGACTGTCATTGCCAAACAGAACTGAGCCAGATATGTAGGCGAATGCTTCTTGACAAAGTCAAAGCCCATCACGTGGGCTGTACCCAACAGGGATAGAAGCAGCACAGCGAGGATATACTCCATGAGGGTTAGACAGCCTTTTCTATACAGATAGATACTTCGTTTTTCTGTACTTCTACAAAACCGCCAAGCACCTCAAGCTGTTGACCGTCATATTCCACGATGCCTTTCTGCAACGTAGAAATAATGGGCGCGTGGTCTTTGAGAATCTCAAACTGTCCTCTTGTGCCAGGCACTTTGACACGCTCCACTTCACCGGTGAATTCTATTCTCTCAGGAGATACTATCTTTAGTTTCAGCATAATTCTTCTTTCCTTTTTCTAGATTGACTAGACTGACTAGATTAACTAGGTTGACTAGACTGACTAGATTCTCTAGAATTATCCTTTTGCAGCTTCCAGCAGTTTCTTTGCCTTTTCCTTGGCGTCCTCGATGGTTCCCACGTTGAGGAATGCCTGTTCTGGCAGGTCGTCCACTTCACCGTTAAGAATAGCATTGAAGCCCTTGATGGTCTCTTCGATGGGCACCATAACGCCTGGCAGACCTGTGAACTGTGATGCCACAGCAAACGGCTGACTGAGGAAACGCTGTACGCGGCGTGCGCGGTTCACGGTCAGCTTGTCCTCGTCTGAGAGCTCGTCCATACCGAGAATAGCGATGATGTCCTGCAACTCCTTGTAGCGCTGCAGTATCTCCTTCACGCGCTGTGCACAATCATAGTGGTCTTTGCCTACAATCAGTGGGTCAAGGATACGTGATGTTGAGCCCAGTGGGTCCACAGCGGGATAGATGCCCAGCTCGGCAATCTTACGGTCGAGCACGGTGGTAGCATCAAGGTGGGTAAAGGTTGTAGCAGGAGCAGGGTCTGTCAAGTCGTCGGCAGGCACATATACTGCCTGTACTGATGTGATAGAGCCTTTCTTCGTAGAGGTGATTCGCTCCTGCATGGCACCCATCTCCGATGCCAGCGTCGGCTGATAACCTACGGCTGACGGCATACGTCCGAGCAGAGCTGATACCTCTGAGCCTGCCTGTGTGAAACGGAAGATGTTGTCAATGAAGAACAGAATGTCGGCAGCGCCACCATCCTTACCTCCGTTGTCGCGGAATCCCTCGGCAACGGTCAGTCCTGACAGGGCTACTGATGCACGTGCGCCTGGTGGCTCGTTCATCTGTCCATAGACAAGTGTTGCCTGACTTTTCTTAAGCTCTTCAGGGTCAACGAGAGAGAGGTCCCATTTGCCCTGTTCCATTGCCTCGCGGAACTTTTCTCCATAGCGTATAACGCCAGACTCAATCATCTCTCGAATGAGGTCGTTACCCTCACGTGTGCGCTCACCCACACCTGCGAACACAGAGAAACCATTGTGTCCCTTAGCGATGTTGTTGATGAGCTCCATGATGAGCACGGTCTTACCTACACCGGCACCTCCGAAGAGTCCAATCTTACCACCTTTCATGTAAGGCTCCAGCAGGTCGATGACTTTGATACCTGTGGCAAGAATCTCTTTCTTCGTTGACAGCTCCTCGAACTCTGGAGCTTCGCGGTGAATAGGATAGGCGCCCTTCATGTCGAGCTGTTTCATACCGTCAATAGGCTGACCTATTACGTTCAGCATACGACCCTTGATCTGGTCTCCCGCAGGCATTACGATTGGCGAGCCCATTGGTTCTGCCTCCAGTCCGCGCTGCAGACCGTCGGTGTTGTCCATTGCCACGCAACGTACAGTATCTTCGCCGATGTGCTGCTGCACTTCGACGATAAGTTCCTTGCCTTGTCCTCTGTCGATGCGTAATGCCTCGTGAATTTTGGGTAACACTTTCTCGGCATCAAGTCCTTTTGTGTCGAAATAAACGTCGATGACAGGACCGATAATCTGAGAAATACGTCCTTTGATTTGTGACATAAGCGAATTTAAGTGTTATAATATTAGTCTTTTAGGTTTATTTTTCTGCAAAGGTAAGAAAAAGTTTTCATTTCCAACTAATATTTTGAGAAAAAAAACATAAAAAAAAGCTCCGCATTAGCAGAGCTTATTAATATTGTGGAAATCACAGGTAATACTATGTTTCTCTTATAGACCTATTCGTTTGTTGTGGCTGTAGTATTTTCGGCTTTTGCTTCCGCAGGCTTGATGTTTGGAAGCTCCAGTCCTATGCCTTTCTTCTTGTCAACAACCTTCAGTATAAGACCGAGCACAAGTGCAGCTACGCCGAGTCCGGCAAACATTACCAATGGTACTGTATGGTCGAGTTCTGTTGCTGCCGTGCCCTCTGGGTTAGTAGCATCGAGAATCTTTCCGTAGAGGGTGGGGAAGAGCCACAGTCCTATGTTCTGCACCCAGAATATCATAGCATAAGCCGAACCGATAATCTTGGCGTCAACAAGCTTGGGCACGCTTGGCCAGAGTGATGCAGGCACGAGCGAGAACGAGCTGCCGAGCACAAGAATTGTCACATAAGCAATGATGACGCCTCCTACTGTTGAGTCCTTGAACAGAGGCAGGATGAATGCGAATGTGAGGTGGCAGGCGATGAGAAGCAGCGAGCCGAGCACGAGCATCGAAGCTGCTTTACCCTTGTGGTCAACATAGCTGCCGAGAATTGGGGTGATGAGTACGGCCAGAAGTGGGAACACGGCGAAGATAGAGCCAGCCGACTGAGTCATGTAGCCTATGAAGCAATAAACAACGAGCGATACTACCGAGATGCCCAGCAGAGTGTACTTCATGTTTGCCTTCTTCTGGAAGTTGCTTGCGAAACCTGTGGCTGCTACGAACAGCGAGATGACATACTGTATCATGGTTATGCTTCCGCTTGCCCAGAACGAGTCTGGATCGGGAGCCACGAGCGTCAGGTTACACTGGAGCATGTTTGTGGCATACTTCTGGAATGGGAATATCGCGCTGTAGTAAAGCACACAGAGCAGAGCCACGAGCCAGAATCCGCTTGATGTGATAATCTGCCACAGGTCGCTAATCTTGAATGGGTCGTCCTTCTCCTCTGCCTCGCCAGTCTGTGAGTCAAGCTTGCGGTCCATGAAGAAATAAACGATGGTCATGATAAGTGCGATACACATCAGTACCACGCCGAATGCAACTGAACGGCTCACGCTTATCTCTCCGCCCAGACGAGCGAAATATGGTGAGAAAATCATACATGTGGCCACGCCCAGACGAGCGAGTGCCATCTCTGAGCCCATTGCCATAGCCATCTCACGACCCTTAAACCACTTCACGATACCGCGGCTCACGGTGATGCCGGCCATCTCACAGCCGCATCCAAAAATCATGAATCCGCTGGCAGCCAGCTTTGCTGAAGCGGGCATGTCGGCAGCAAATGGAAGCACGTCGAGCCATTCCAAACCGAATGGTGCCGACCAGTTAAGGTGATTGGTAAACCAAGCCTCGAGTCCGCTTCCTACGAATGCGTCGCTAACTGCATACCATTTGATGCATGCACCAACGAGCATCACGGCAGCAGAGAGGATGGCTGTGAAGCGTACGCCCATCTTGTCGAGGATGATGCCTGCGAAGATGAGGAAGAATGCAAACACGTTAAGGAATACCTCAGCGCCCTGCATGCGTCCGAAAGCGCCCGATGACCAACCGAGCTCTGTCTGCATCAAGTCTTTGATAGGCGAGAGAATGTCCATAAAGATATATGAACAGAACATGGCAAGTGCCAGCAGCAGAAGGGCTGTCCAGCGTATGCCTGCTGAGTCTCTCAGCGTTTTTTGTAATGTTTGTGCCATTTTTTCTTTTTTTTCTTTTTGTTTATTTGTTTGTTATCGTAATTGTTATCATTGTTTTCGTGTCTTTGTCTATGGCGCACTGGTTGGATGTTCTCAGTCCCACGAGCCATATAATATTATTGTCGGCATCGGTAACCACCAACTGTCTCATCTTGTCGCTCACAGGCATCTTTATGTCTGTCAGGTAGTCGCTCACGAGCTTCGAGCCTTTCATGCCGAAGGGAATGAAGCGGTCGCCATTGGCTATGTGGCGCAGAGTTAGTGGAAACCTTACTTTTGCTGCATCAAGCGTAGCCAGACTGCTGTCGCGGCTTATCTCCACCTTGTCGCTTATTTTTACGCGTAGCTTCCTGCCGTCTGCCAGCGCATAGGTGCCGTCTTCTGGTACAACAAACGGCTTCATTTCTTCTTTCTTCTCTGATAGCACCAGACTGTCGCGGTCCTTGAACAGCGTGTGGCCTTCCGACTCCCAGCATTTTCCTGATGGTCTGTCGAGGCGTGTGGCTATCTGCCTAATTGTTG from Prevotella sp. E13-27 carries:
- the atpE gene encoding ATP synthase F0 subunit C gives rise to the protein MITTLLAIEGVAKFGAAVGAGLAAIGAGIGIGKIGGSAMDAMARQPEVIGKLMTNMIIAAALIEGVALFAAVIAFMCL
- the atpD gene encoding F0F1 ATP synthase subunit beta; this translates as MSQIKGRISQIIGPVIDVYFDTKGLDAEKVLPKIHEALRIDRGQGKELIVEVQQHIGEDTVRCVAMDNTDGLQRGLEAEPMGSPIVMPAGDQIKGRMLNVIGQPIDGMKQLDMKGAYPIHREAPEFEELSTKKEILATGIKVIDLLEPYMKGGKIGLFGGAGVGKTVLIMELINNIAKGHNGFSVFAGVGERTREGNDLIREMIESGVIRYGEKFREAMEQGKWDLSLVDPEELKKSQATLVYGQMNEPPGARASVALSGLTVAEGFRDNGGKDGGAADILFFIDNIFRFTQAGSEVSALLGRMPSAVGYQPTLASEMGAMQERITSTKKGSITSVQAVYVPADDLTDPAPATTFTHLDATTVLDRKIAELGIYPAVDPLGSTSRILDPLIVGKDHYDCAQRVKEILQRYKELQDIIAILGMDELSDEDKLTVNRARRVQRFLSQPFAVASQFTGLPGVMVPIEETIKGFNAILNGEVDDLPEQAFLNVGTIEDAKEKAKKLLEAAKG
- the atpF gene encoding F0F1 ATP synthase subunit B, which encodes MDLLIPSTGLLFWMSLTFFVVLFILWKFGFPVITSMVSERKAFIDESLRKAHEANERLANIQKEGESILQEAREKQAQILKEAAETREAIVEQAQEKARQEGARLLDDARVAIEQEKKAAIADIRSQVAALSVEIAEKVLRANLKDNASQMDLINRMLDDVSAKN
- the atpC gene encoding ATP synthase F1 subunit epsilon encodes the protein MLKLKIVSPERIEFTGEVERVKVPGTRGQFEILKDHAPIISTLQKGIVEYDGQQLEVLGGFVEVQKNEVSICIEKAV
- a CDS encoding MFS transporter produces the protein MAQTLQKTLRDSAGIRWTALLLLALAMFCSYIFMDILSPIKDLMQTELGWSSGAFGRMQGAEVFLNVFAFFLIFAGIILDKMGVRFTAILSAAVMLVGACIKWYAVSDAFVGSGLEAWFTNHLNWSAPFGLEWLDVLPFAADMPASAKLAASGFMIFGCGCEMAGITVSRGIVKWFKGREMAMAMGSEMALARLGVATCMIFSPYFARLGGEISVSRSVAFGVVLMCIALIMTIVYFFMDRKLDSQTGEAEEKDDPFKISDLWQIITSSGFWLVALLCVLYYSAIFPFQKYATNMLQCNLTLVAPDPDSFWASGSITMIQYVISLFVAATGFASNFQKKANMKYTLLGISVVSLVVYCFIGYMTQSAGSIFAVFPLLAVLITPILGSYVDHKGKAASMLVLGSLLLIACHLTFAFILPLFKDSTVGGVIIAYVTILVLGSSFSLVPASLWPSVPKLVDAKIIGSAYAMIFWVQNIGLWLFPTLYGKILDATNPEGTAATELDHTVPLVMFAGLGVAALVLGLILKVVDKKKGIGLELPNIKPAEAKAENTTATTNE
- a CDS encoding F0F1 ATP synthase subunit delta, producing MDIGVISVRYARALLKSATDTNIEDTVYANMQLLAKSYIEVPALRHTIDNPMLAKEKKLMLLETAVGGDSASPLTKAFIALVLKEDRENMIQFMANSYITLYRKQKNVIRGKLTTAVAVAPETEQKMRHMVESRTKGIVEFETEVDPEIIGGFVLEYDTYRMDASVKSKLNSILNTLKK